From a region of the Pogona vitticeps strain Pit_001003342236 chromosome 7, PviZW2.1, whole genome shotgun sequence genome:
- the CIST1 gene encoding putative LOC729966 homolog isoform X2: MAVWPLFLLVAFAPELLSMQPVHSTTVTAVSKAPATTLASSLAVSGAEMSTRSHGPRRTTSNQPTKIVEAHSAHRNTSVLPPASTRTETPATKRMTERPGSATTGWETSTMLETSNEPPASPGKEPASHTTVMGKSHGRFSVCPLPTEITQPCILLFTNTFGQLQSLVGFEPAFS, from the exons ATGGCTGTGTGGCCCCTGTTCCTCCTGGTGGCCTTTGCTCCAG AACTGCTCAGCATGCAGCCGGTGCATAGCACGACAGTAACTGCAGTATCAAAAGCACCTGCAACAACCCTGGCTTCTTCTCTTGCTGTTTCTGGTGCGGAGATGTCTACCAGAAGCCATGGGCCTAGGAGGACTACCTCAAATCAACCCACAAAGATAGTGGAGGCCCACTCGGCTCATCGGAACACCTCCGTCCTGCCGCCTGCTTCTACTCGCACGGAAACTCCTGCCACCAAGCGCATGACCGAAAGGCCAGGGAGTGCGACCACTGGATGGGAAACTTCAACAATGCTGGAGACCTCCAACGAGCCACCGGCTAGCCCAGGGAAGGAGCCTGCTAGCCACACCACAGTCATGG GGAAGAGTCACGGAAGATTCTCCGTTTGCCCGTTACCCACCGAAATAACCCAGCCCTGTATTCTGCTGTTTACAAACACCTTTGGACAGTTACAGTCTTTGGTGGGATTTGAACCTGCTTTCTCTTGA
- the CIST1 gene encoding putative LOC729966 homolog isoform X1: MAVWPLFLLVAFAPELLSMQPVHSTTVTAVSKAPATTLASSLAVSGAEMSTRSHGPRRTTSNQPTKIVEAHSAHRNTSVLPPASTRTETPATKRMTERPGSATTGWETSTMLETSNEPPASPGKEPASHTTVMDQPGDDDDTPLSQKPGLIAVICIFMAILLIGAVVILVKFCHSREPSFKKLDEVPMGRVTEDSPFARYPPK; encoded by the exons ATGGCTGTGTGGCCCCTGTTCCTCCTGGTGGCCTTTGCTCCAG AACTGCTCAGCATGCAGCCGGTGCATAGCACGACAGTAACTGCAGTATCAAAAGCACCTGCAACAACCCTGGCTTCTTCTCTTGCTGTTTCTGGTGCGGAGATGTCTACCAGAAGCCATGGGCCTAGGAGGACTACCTCAAATCAACCCACAAAGATAGTGGAGGCCCACTCGGCTCATCGGAACACCTCCGTCCTGCCGCCTGCTTCTACTCGCACGGAAACTCCTGCCACCAAGCGCATGACCGAAAGGCCAGGGAGTGCGACCACTGGATGGGAAACTTCAACAATGCTGGAGACCTCCAACGAGCCACCGGCTAGCCCAGGGAAGGAGCCTGCTAGCCACACCACAGTCATGG ACCAGCCTGGCGATGATGATGATACCCCCCTCTCACAAAAACCAGGCCTGATTGCTGTGATTTGCATCTTTATGGCAATTCTGCTCATCGGGGCTGTTGTGATCCTGGTGAAATTTTGCCACTCGAGGGAGCCGTCTTTCAAGAAACTGGATGAAGTGCCCATG GGAAGAGTCACGGAAGATTCTCCGTTTGCCCGTTACCCACCGAAATAA